One genomic segment of Luteitalea sp. includes these proteins:
- the carB gene encoding carbamoyl-phosphate synthase large subunit, with amino-acid sequence MKRTDIHRVLVIGSGPIVIGQACEFDYSGTQACKALRAEGLEIVLVNSNPATVMTDPELADRTYVEPLTPEILSTIIERERPDALLPTVGGQTALNLAVALAEQGTLAQYGVTLIGASVDAIQVAEDRLRFRDAMREIGIDVPRSAVVSSLEAALAAVQEIGFPAILRPSFTLGGIGGGIAYNLEEFREIAERGISLSPVHDILVEESVIGWKEFELEVMRDSADNFVVICSIENVDPMGVHTGDSITVAPALTLTDKEYQRMRDAARRVIRRVGVETGGSNIQFAINPDDGRIVVIEMNPRVSRSSALASKATGFPIAKIAAKLALGYRLDEIPNDITRVTPASFEPTIDYIVVKIPRWAFEKFPEADTTLTTQMKSVGEVMAIGRTFKEAFLKGVRSLELGRSGASLFGQQFEADEAGMGALHRQLVVPSDQRMWAIFRALEAGWSVDQLHQLTHIDQWFLSQFASIAELARMAGDLGLREMSPDLLRTLKRSGFSDQDLAIICETREEAVRARREELALTTSYKRIDTCAAEFESFTPYMYGSYEEECEADPTSRPKVVILGSGPNRIGQGIEFDYCCCHAAFALRDEGYETVMINCNPETVSTDYDTVDRLYFEPLTFEDVLAIIKREESAGGDVSCAVQFGGQTPLKLALALQAAGVKIIGTSPDSIDLAEDRERFAKLLWDLAIPQPANGMAASRDEARDVARRIGFPLVVRPSYVLGGRAMAIVYDPGSLDQYMASAVDVSPEHPILIDKFLEDAFELDVDAVADAAGNLVIGGIMEHIEEAGIHSGDSSCVVPPYLVPERHLATIRDYIRRIARALGVVGLMNAQFALRDDTVFVLEVNPRASRTVPYLSKATGVPLAKVAARVMAGRTLPELGLVGDLEGTGVFVKSPVFPFVRFPGVDTLLGPEMKSTGEVMGGGTSFGVAYAKAQIGAGHKLPLSGTAFMSVNDNDKRNVLPLARELHEIGFKITATRGTAAHLRAHGLPADVVYKINEGRPHVGDRILNKEIHLVINTPLGRESFFDDRTVRRIAMLHGVPCITTLTGGAATIAAIRALRDHGLDVRSLQEYHEAVKVLGS; translated from the coding sequence ATGAAACGAACCGACATCCACCGCGTCCTCGTGATCGGCTCAGGGCCAATCGTCATTGGCCAGGCGTGTGAGTTCGACTACTCGGGAACGCAGGCTTGTAAAGCGCTCAGGGCGGAGGGGCTCGAGATCGTCCTCGTCAACAGCAACCCAGCCACCGTCATGACCGACCCAGAGCTGGCGGATCGGACGTACGTCGAGCCGCTGACACCGGAGATCCTCTCGACGATCATCGAACGCGAGCGGCCGGACGCACTGCTCCCGACGGTCGGTGGCCAAACAGCGCTCAACCTCGCGGTGGCGCTCGCCGAGCAGGGCACGCTTGCGCAGTATGGGGTCACGCTCATTGGCGCGTCGGTCGACGCGATTCAGGTGGCCGAGGATCGCCTGCGCTTTCGCGACGCGATGCGGGAGATCGGCATCGACGTCCCACGGTCTGCGGTCGTGAGCTCCCTCGAGGCGGCGCTGGCGGCCGTCCAAGAGATCGGATTTCCAGCGATCCTCCGTCCCTCGTTCACGCTGGGGGGGATCGGCGGCGGCATTGCGTACAACCTCGAAGAGTTCCGCGAGATCGCCGAGCGCGGCATCAGTCTCAGCCCGGTCCACGACATCCTCGTCGAAGAGTCGGTGATCGGCTGGAAGGAGTTCGAGCTCGAGGTGATGCGCGACAGCGCCGATAACTTCGTGGTGATCTGCTCCATCGAGAACGTCGATCCCATGGGCGTTCACACCGGCGATAGCATCACCGTGGCACCAGCGCTGACCCTCACGGACAAGGAGTACCAGCGGATGCGTGACGCGGCACGGCGTGTCATCCGCAGGGTCGGCGTCGAAACGGGCGGCTCCAATATTCAATTCGCCATCAACCCGGACGACGGTCGGATAGTGGTGATTGAGATGAACCCGCGTGTGTCGCGATCATCGGCGCTGGCGTCGAAGGCCACAGGGTTTCCCATCGCGAAGATCGCGGCCAAGCTTGCCCTCGGATATCGACTGGACGAGATTCCCAACGACATCACCCGAGTGACGCCTGCCTCCTTCGAACCCACCATCGACTACATCGTCGTGAAGATTCCACGTTGGGCCTTCGAGAAGTTTCCGGAAGCGGATACGACCCTGACGACCCAGATGAAGTCGGTGGGGGAGGTGATGGCGATTGGCCGCACCTTCAAGGAGGCGTTCCTGAAGGGTGTCCGATCGCTCGAATTGGGCCGGAGCGGTGCCTCTCTCTTCGGCCAGCAATTCGAGGCGGACGAAGCGGGCATGGGCGCGCTGCATCGGCAGCTCGTCGTTCCGAGCGACCAACGCATGTGGGCCATCTTTCGGGCGCTCGAGGCCGGGTGGTCGGTCGACCAGCTTCATCAGCTCACGCACATCGATCAGTGGTTCTTGAGCCAATTCGCGTCGATCGCCGAGCTGGCACGCATGGCGGGCGATCTCGGCTTGCGCGAGATGTCGCCCGATTTGCTGCGCACGCTGAAGCGCTCCGGGTTCTCCGATCAAGACCTTGCCATCATCTGTGAGACGCGGGAGGAGGCCGTGCGCGCCCGGCGCGAAGAGCTCGCGCTGACGACCAGCTACAAACGGATTGACACCTGCGCCGCGGAGTTCGAGTCTTTCACGCCATACATGTACGGCAGCTATGAGGAAGAATGCGAGGCGGATCCGACGAGCCGACCCAAGGTGGTGATTCTCGGGAGTGGGCCGAACCGGATCGGCCAGGGGATCGAGTTCGACTACTGCTGTTGCCACGCCGCCTTTGCCCTGCGTGACGAGGGGTACGAGACGGTGATGATCAACTGCAATCCCGAGACCGTCTCGACCGACTACGACACGGTCGACCGCCTCTACTTCGAGCCGCTCACCTTCGAGGACGTGCTCGCCATCATCAAGCGCGAGGAGAGCGCGGGCGGCGATGTGTCGTGCGCCGTGCAGTTTGGCGGCCAGACACCGTTGAAGCTCGCACTGGCGCTGCAGGCGGCAGGCGTGAAGATCATCGGCACCTCGCCGGACTCCATCGACCTGGCCGAGGATCGCGAGCGCTTCGCGAAGCTGCTCTGGGATCTCGCGATTCCGCAGCCCGCCAACGGCATGGCGGCCTCGCGCGACGAGGCGCGCGACGTGGCTCGGCGTATTGGGTTCCCGTTGGTGGTGCGGCCCTCCTACGTGCTCGGCGGCCGGGCGATGGCGATCGTCTACGATCCGGGCAGCCTCGACCAGTACATGGCGAGCGCCGTGGACGTCTCGCCCGAACACCCGATTCTCATCGACAAGTTTCTCGAGGATGCGTTCGAGCTGGACGTGGACGCCGTGGCCGATGCGGCGGGGAACCTCGTCATCGGCGGCATCATGGAGCACATCGAGGAGGCTGGCATCCACTCGGGTGACAGCTCGTGCGTGGTGCCGCCCTACCTGGTGCCCGAGCGCCACCTTGCGACGATCCGCGACTATATTCGCCGCATCGCACGAGCACTGGGTGTTGTGGGCCTGATGAACGCGCAGTTCGCGCTCAGAGATGACACGGTGTTCGTGCTCGAGGTCAATCCGCGCGCGTCCCGAACGGTGCCCTATCTGTCGAAGGCCACCGGGGTGCCCCTCGCAAAGGTGGCGGCCCGTGTGATGGCTGGCCGCACCCTGCCGGAGCTCGGCCTGGTTGGCGATCTGGAAGGCACGGGCGTGTTCGTCAAGTCGCCCGTCTTCCCATTCGTGCGCTTCCCGGGTGTTGATACGTTACTCGGGCCGGAGATGAAGTCGACGGGCGAAGTGATGGGGGGCGGGACGTCGTTTGGCGTCGCCTATGCGAAGGCGCAGATCGGGGCCGGCCACAAGCTTCCGCTCTCTGGCACCGCGTTCATGAGCGTCAATGACAACGACAAGCGAAACGTGCTGCCGCTGGCCCGTGAGCTCCACGAGATCGGCTTCAAGATTACGGCGACGCGCGGTACCGCGGCTCACCTGCGGGCGCACGGTCTGCCAGCCGACGTCGTGTACAAGATCAACGAGGGGCGTCCGCACGTCGGTGACCGCATCTTGAACAAGGAGATTCACCTGGTCATCAACACGCCTCTCGGCCGCGAGTCGTTCTTCGATGATCGCACTGTGCGGCGCATCGCGATGCTGCACGGTGTCCCCTGCATCACGACACTCACCGGTGGCGCGGCGACGATTGCCGCGATCCGCGCCCTTCGCGACCATGGCCTCGACGTTCGGAGCCTGCAGGAGTACCACGAAGCGGTCAAGGTTCTTGGTTCTTAG
- the carA gene encoding glutamine-hydrolyzing carbamoyl-phosphate synthase small subunit — translation MKAILALESGRVFEGVSIGASGETSGEVVFNTSLTGYQEVLTDPSYAGQIVTMTAPLIGNYGVTSEDVESGHPQVAGFVVREASAIASNWRADSTLREYLIANNLIAIGDVDTRALTRALRSAGAMRGVLATGQELSPDDLVDKARAIPRMEGQDLVRRVTCAVPFDYEPAGDETLTDARELIHMPSRRAARRMRVAAYDYGMKYNILRRFDLHGCDVRVFPATAPAAELLAMKPDGIFLSNGPGDPAAVDYAVASARELTREEVPIFGICLGHQVLALALGAKTFKLKFGHRGANHPVKHLATEQVEITSQNHGFAVDPEGMPEAIEVTHVNLYDGTIEGLRHRTKPTFCVQYHPEASPGPHDADYLFRQFLDAMEEQR, via the coding sequence ATGAAGGCGATTCTCGCCCTTGAAAGCGGCCGAGTGTTCGAAGGGGTCTCGATCGGTGCATCGGGCGAGACCAGCGGCGAGGTCGTCTTCAACACGAGCCTCACCGGTTACCAAGAAGTGCTCACGGATCCGTCGTACGCGGGCCAGATCGTCACGATGACCGCGCCGCTCATCGGCAACTACGGCGTCACGAGTGAAGATGTCGAGTCGGGCCATCCGCAAGTGGCGGGCTTCGTCGTGCGTGAGGCTTCAGCGATCGCCAGTAACTGGCGTGCCGACAGTACGCTGCGCGAGTACCTCATTGCCAACAACCTGATTGCGATTGGCGATGTCGACACGCGGGCGCTCACGCGAGCCCTGCGCAGCGCAGGCGCCATGCGCGGCGTGCTTGCGACAGGGCAGGAGCTTTCGCCGGACGACCTGGTGGACAAGGCGCGCGCGATTCCGCGTATGGAGGGGCAAGACCTGGTCCGTCGCGTCACCTGTGCCGTGCCCTTCGACTACGAGCCGGCTGGAGATGAGACGCTCACCGACGCCCGGGAGCTCATTCACATGCCGTCGCGCCGTGCTGCGCGCCGCATGCGCGTGGCCGCATACGACTACGGCATGAAGTACAACATCCTGCGCCGCTTCGATCTCCACGGCTGCGACGTCCGCGTGTTTCCAGCCACCGCGCCGGCCGCTGAGCTGCTGGCCATGAAGCCGGACGGCATCTTCCTGAGCAACGGCCCCGGCGATCCGGCGGCGGTGGACTACGCTGTCGCAAGCGCCCGGGAGCTCACGCGCGAGGAGGTGCCGATCTTCGGCATTTGTCTCGGGCACCAAGTGCTGGCGCTTGCCCTCGGTGCGAAGACCTTCAAGCTGAAGTTCGGCCATCGCGGCGCGAACCATCCCGTGAAGCATCTGGCAACCGAGCAGGTGGAGATCACCTCGCAGAATCACGGTTTTGCGGTCGATCCAGAGGGCATGCCCGAGGCGATCGAGGTCACACACGTGAATCTGTACGACGGCACCATCGAGGGGCTCCGGCACCGCACCAAGCCGACCTTTTGTGTTCAGTACCATCCCGAAGCGTCGCCCGGTCCGCACGACGCAGACTACCTGTTCCGCCAGTTCCTCGACGCGATGGAGGAGCAGCGGTAA
- a CDS encoding PEGA domain-containing protein — protein sequence MAELPSFLGSYRVQHQIGVGTLGPVFLASDEVLHVTAAVKVFDVDATPDEIAALVQRLNATAARLSSHPGIIKLFEAGVANHLAYLATEHAEGMALDARLRERDAALPSESLGWLEAMAEAIDAIHADGVDHGSLHPRDVVLTLDGPRISGCGVARSVEEVGLRAPVRLPYTAPERAAGPSWGPAADVFSLAVIAFECLAGARPAGTGRVAARRLPPTVSPEYDRALVDVFARALSADAERRPASARAFVQGLLDAGAAYVYGGDAKRGAVHHRAGVGQRPAVKRAAARTGAGEGATEDGELARFTRDGVLPEAARPPRARRRTSVPGAESRAAEPSDASDPLTLFQPESDEPAEMRPADDAGSRGVTGKRTRSANGSPSPTIGETGGAADAAAPLPTAVDLDRAASGEETETTSDAHPLDAEGESRTEMMFAPGGLESVSARPADHELQPEAELFDPAQGEEYEGATSADSAAAEPPTSADARGESEGWLASTMAVPLVDAQEEVEYASPMADFAADQGADSPAPDGRFLDVDDPTGHGGQHEGPSELGGRVAGRSPEIAEGMTDAAGELTRSLEVEPNGRDVDWPLDDRASAAGTAPVGAATLFADDADEWDDEADRRRRRRFLLPLLLLLLAVAAGAWFYGAWTLPQNAILPTERTTDADAVSAPPSADETSDATAAGSSAPTESAEGAAVAPVPETPRGQSARQERPVDPRQAPEAPTPSTQPQAAPERSRGTRTSSAASGRGTTGADERPDRGRLLVRTSPSATVTVDGVPRGSSPVAVYALDWGAHTVVASRPGYEDVTRRVMIAPDSPAAAVTIDLREDTAGAATGSQGSTATAPAEPAAAPTEPTETTSGATGGIVTLTRPTGAQILVDGRSVGRTPATIPNVPSGSHTVRFELPGYRAWETRVTVEAGQQVRIAASLDRDR from the coding sequence TTGGCCGAGTTGCCCTCATTCCTCGGTTCGTATCGCGTGCAGCATCAAATCGGTGTCGGCACGCTGGGGCCGGTGTTTCTCGCCTCGGATGAGGTGCTGCACGTAACGGCCGCCGTCAAGGTCTTCGACGTCGACGCGACGCCCGACGAGATCGCAGCGCTCGTGCAGCGTCTCAACGCGACGGCGGCGCGCTTGTCCTCACATCCAGGCATCATCAAGCTGTTCGAAGCGGGCGTGGCGAATCACTTGGCTTACTTGGCCACGGAGCACGCCGAAGGGATGGCGCTCGATGCGCGTCTCCGCGAGCGCGACGCGGCGCTGCCGAGCGAGTCACTCGGCTGGCTCGAAGCGATGGCGGAAGCCATCGACGCCATTCACGCCGACGGTGTGGATCATGGCTCGTTGCATCCGCGGGACGTCGTGTTGACGCTCGATGGCCCTCGGATCAGCGGGTGTGGTGTCGCGCGCAGCGTCGAGGAGGTCGGCCTCCGCGCTCCGGTGCGCTTGCCTTACACGGCGCCCGAACGTGCAGCAGGACCCTCGTGGGGGCCCGCGGCGGATGTCTTCTCACTCGCCGTGATTGCGTTCGAGTGTCTGGCTGGCGCACGGCCGGCCGGGACGGGACGCGTGGCGGCGAGGCGGCTTCCGCCGACGGTGAGTCCGGAATACGACCGGGCGCTCGTTGACGTCTTCGCGCGGGCGTTGAGCGCGGATGCGGAGCGGCGGCCCGCTAGCGCGCGCGCGTTCGTCCAGGGCCTGCTCGACGCGGGGGCCGCGTATGTCTACGGTGGCGATGCCAAGCGCGGTGCGGTGCACCACCGTGCTGGTGTCGGACAGCGGCCGGCCGTCAAGCGCGCCGCGGCGCGAACCGGCGCCGGTGAAGGGGCCACCGAGGATGGGGAGTTGGCGCGGTTTACACGCGACGGCGTGCTGCCAGAAGCGGCGCGGCCACCCCGAGCGCGGCGCCGAACGTCGGTCCCGGGCGCCGAGAGCCGAGCGGCGGAGCCCAGCGACGCATCTGATCCGTTGACACTCTTCCAGCCCGAGTCGGACGAGCCGGCGGAGATGCGCCCTGCAGACGACGCAGGAAGTCGGGGAGTCACGGGGAAGCGAACACGGAGCGCGAACGGCTCACCCTCCCCGACCATCGGCGAGACGGGAGGCGCTGCCGATGCCGCGGCTCCTCTGCCCACAGCGGTGGATCTTGACCGAGCGGCCAGCGGCGAGGAGACGGAGACCACGTCTGATGCGCACCCTCTGGACGCGGAAGGCGAGTCCAGGACTGAGATGATGTTCGCGCCCGGTGGGCTCGAATCAGTCTCGGCGAGGCCTGCAGATCACGAGCTCCAGCCTGAGGCCGAGCTCTTCGACCCTGCTCAGGGCGAGGAGTACGAGGGTGCCACGAGCGCGGACAGCGCCGCCGCCGAGCCCCCCACATCTGCCGATGCGCGAGGGGAGTCCGAAGGCTGGCTGGCATCGACGATGGCGGTGCCGCTGGTCGACGCGCAGGAGGAGGTGGAATACGCGTCGCCCATGGCAGACTTCGCGGCGGACCAGGGCGCCGACAGCCCGGCGCCGGACGGCCGTTTCTTGGACGTCGACGATCCGACGGGCCATGGTGGCCAGCACGAGGGACCGAGCGAGCTGGGTGGGCGTGTAGCCGGGCGCAGTCCCGAGATCGCCGAGGGCATGACGGATGCCGCTGGGGAGCTGACACGCTCGCTCGAAGTGGAGCCGAATGGCCGCGACGTCGACTGGCCGCTGGACGATCGCGCGTCAGCGGCGGGCACGGCGCCCGTCGGCGCTGCCACGTTGTTTGCCGATGATGCGGACGAGTGGGATGACGAGGCGGACCGCCGGCGCAGGCGTCGCTTCCTGCTTCCGCTGTTACTTCTGCTGCTTGCGGTGGCGGCTGGCGCCTGGTTCTACGGGGCGTGGACGCTGCCACAGAATGCAATCCTCCCGACCGAGCGAACGACGGATGCCGATGCGGTGAGCGCTCCGCCATCTGCTGATGAGACGTCAGACGCGACGGCGGCCGGCAGCAGCGCACCCACAGAGTCGGCCGAGGGCGCCGCGGTTGCCCCGGTACCCGAAACCCCCCGAGGACAATCGGCTCGCCAGGAGCGGCCAGTTGATCCTCGACAGGCTCCGGAGGCCCCGACCCCTTCGACGCAGCCGCAAGCTGCCCCGGAGCGGAGTCGAGGGACGAGGACGTCGAGCGCCGCGTCTGGCCGGGGCACGACGGGGGCTGATGAGCGTCCCGATCGCGGCCGGCTGCTCGTGCGCACGTCTCCTTCAGCAACGGTCACGGTCGACGGGGTCCCGCGCGGTAGCTCGCCGGTGGCCGTGTATGCACTCGACTGGGGGGCGCACACCGTCGTTGCCAGTCGACCAGGTTACGAAGACGTCACCCGCCGGGTGATGATTGCGCCCGATTCTCCAGCCGCGGCGGTGACGATTGATCTCCGCGAGGACACGGCAGGTGCGGCGACAGGCTCCCAGGGCTCGACGGCAACAGCGCCAGCCGAGCCCGCTGCCGCGCCAACCGAGCCGACAGAAACGACGAGCGGCGCCACCGGTGGGATCGTCACGCTCACGCGTCCGACCGGCGCGCAGATCTTGGTCGATGGACGGTCCGTGGGGCGGACGCCGGCGACAATTCCCAACGTGCCGAGCGGCTCGCACACGGTACGCTTCGAGCTGCCTGGTTACCGTGCGTGGGAGACGCGCGTCACGGTCGAGGCCGGGCAGCAGGTGCGCATTGCCGCCTCGCTGGATAGAGATCGCTAG
- the bshC gene encoding bacillithiol biosynthesis cysteine-adding enzyme BshC produces the protein MDSSTSAIVRRGIDIREMSAARRLNIDYLHRFESLAAFFAGDPASPNAWRQAIARAQRYVRPRTELVAVLAAQQASRETPAAARDAAKTLVDPTSIAIVTGQQAGLFGGPLYTLLKAIATIRLAEQISREHGVPAVPFFWIDADDHDWDEVSSCSVLDRELLPQRVDVPKPDGAGTLPVARVDLPPAVHTAIDALGVHLAPTEFTDALLGDLRSIYRGGVGMAAAFAQWLERLLAPHGLVVFDAADPAAKPLVRHVFERELDTIGHTADLAARAGAALEALGYHAQVTPQAGQPALFHHGQSRLPIRHRDDAFTIGEATRSNADLLREIRSDPARFSPNVLLRPIVQDTLVPTAAYMAGPSELVYLGQLRDIYAHFDLPMPLIVPRPSATILDSAGTRFLARHTLKLDDLRAQDESLLNRLLEGQLPATVEEGFAHASATLQERLGELIRAVPAVDPTLEGAARTTLTKMDRELQTLHAKVIQAAKRRDDTLRRQFTRTRAQAFPGGQPQERALGFVYFLNRYGPALVDQLRADLPLDARQHWVLTP, from the coding sequence TTGGACTCGAGCACTTCTGCTATCGTCCGCCGCGGCATCGACATACGGGAGATGTCCGCGGCACGGCGTCTGAACATCGATTATCTCCACCGCTTCGAGTCGCTCGCAGCATTCTTCGCCGGCGATCCCGCGTCTCCGAACGCGTGGCGGCAGGCGATCGCGCGTGCGCAGCGATACGTTCGGCCGCGCACCGAGCTCGTCGCGGTTCTGGCCGCCCAGCAGGCTTCACGCGAGACACCCGCGGCCGCGCGCGACGCGGCAAAGACACTGGTAGACCCTACCAGCATTGCTATCGTCACGGGACAGCAAGCGGGTCTCTTTGGAGGCCCGTTGTACACCTTGCTCAAGGCGATTGCAACCATACGCCTCGCCGAGCAGATCTCGCGCGAGCACGGCGTGCCGGCCGTCCCCTTCTTCTGGATCGATGCCGATGATCACGACTGGGATGAAGTGAGTAGCTGCTCGGTGCTCGATCGGGAGCTCCTCCCCCAGCGAGTCGACGTCCCGAAGCCCGATGGCGCTGGAACGCTCCCGGTCGCGCGCGTTGATTTGCCACCCGCTGTCCACACCGCAATCGACGCACTGGGTGTGCACCTCGCACCGACCGAGTTCACCGACGCCCTCCTCGGCGATCTCCGCAGTATCTATCGCGGTGGCGTTGGCATGGCTGCCGCGTTCGCGCAATGGCTGGAACGTCTGCTCGCTCCCCACGGCTTGGTGGTCTTCGACGCGGCGGATCCGGCGGCCAAGCCACTTGTCAGGCATGTCTTCGAGCGCGAGCTCGACACGATTGGACACACGGCGGACCTGGCCGCGCGTGCCGGCGCCGCGCTCGAGGCGCTTGGCTATCATGCGCAGGTCACACCGCAAGCCGGACAACCGGCGCTGTTCCATCACGGCCAGTCGCGCCTACCGATTCGGCACCGTGACGACGCGTTCACCATAGGTGAGGCGACCCGCTCGAACGCAGATCTCCTTCGCGAGATCCGCAGCGATCCCGCGCGCTTCAGCCCCAACGTGCTGCTGCGGCCGATCGTGCAGGATACGCTCGTGCCAACCGCTGCGTACATGGCTGGCCCGAGCGAGCTCGTGTATCTCGGTCAACTACGCGACATTTACGCACACTTCGACCTGCCGATGCCGCTCATCGTGCCTCGTCCGAGCGCGACGATCCTGGACTCGGCCGGGACACGCTTTCTCGCACGCCACACGCTCAAGCTCGACGACCTGCGTGCCCAGGATGAATCGCTGCTCAACCGGCTGCTCGAAGGACAATTGCCCGCCACGGTGGAAGAGGGCTTCGCGCACGCGTCAGCGACGTTGCAGGAGCGTCTGGGTGAGCTGATTCGTGCCGTCCCCGCTGTCGATCCGACGCTCGAGGGGGCAGCGCGAACGACGCTCACGAAGATGGATCGTGAGCTGCAGACCCTGCACGCCAAGGTGATTCAAGCAGCCAAGCGCCGCGATGACACGCTCCGCCGCCAGTTCACCCGCACACGCGCTCAGGCCTTCCCGGGCGGCCAGCCCCAGGAGCGTGCTCTTGGCTTCGTCTACTTCCTGAACCGCTATGGTCCCGCGCTCGTCGACCAGCTGCGGGCCGATCTGCCGCTCGATGCGCGGCAGCATTGGGTGCTGACACCGTAG